In the genome of Diabrotica undecimpunctata isolate CICGRU chromosome 2, icDiaUnde3, whole genome shotgun sequence, the window ccacgtgaatatacataactctaccaatgaaaaatataattagctacaagatcaaccacgaaaccaataccaagaagataccgaaacattaatggaaccagaacccaataccatacaaaatcacgcatcagctacaaaggaccaaaccacttcctcacaagCAAACAATGATTTACAAATtttgaatcaaccaaaaatatcccaagataattccttagtaattgaaagcgatagaaaaaccactgaaatttctcctgcaactaaaagacaaatatcctctcctgaaattcttgaaaatgacctacctcctcccgatactcaaaaacttaagaaaaagcctaaaacccaagaagatattccaattattctaaatcaaattaaagaaaaaattgaaaatagaaactcttcctttacacttacttttcatgaaatatgtgattttctggcaaattcccttcactcaaaacatcctgaacgcattgttaaaaattattcaaatgaaagccaataaaagaaattttaaactttatatattctcaaatacaaaataaaactttaaaaaacaatatcaccagattgaagaagaaactgcttctcaacagtccttcttctactgacgaaactgactaagaatcaaggtctcaacaataaatagttaacacataaagagttaatggccagcacattcatattacagtggaaccccaaggaggctgctccgatgtgtaccaagtgcaacactcagttgtcagtgaaacttataattgttgagtgtccagtgtaccagaacgaaagaatcgcgtatgcccttagtgataatttaaaagtatactaacgtcaaatttacagtctttattaagttatcttaaactgattaaactatataccagattgtaaaaaatattttttttatgtaacaatatgtatcttactatttgtgtatgtccccccgctaataacccttagtggttgatgcggatatatttgtttaaataaaaaaaaatacaatatatcaTAATACTTTGCCAGTTTATTATTTTTGGATCACAATTTAATCCCAGTAAAAAATTGGTACATTGAAAATCAGTtccaacaatataatataatcctatatttaaaaatacacctaatttttaagatattttagaGTTCATATGTCCATTACTCTGattgttttgatttccactattttGTTCCATATTACCATTCGCAACAGGTGTTGTCAATAATCTGCTTCTCCTTCTAGTATAATGTTGCCATAGTAAAATCTGTTGATCATCGATAAACTTGGAACACTGTGCATTCACTAACTCTCTTCGAAAATGTTCATACTGAAGTAAgtccaaaaaatataaacacattGGATATTTGAGATATTTTGCATATTCAGGCTCCTTCCAGTACAAGAGGTACTTTAAATAGTTGACAAAGGTACTGTCTTTAAAATATCCTCTTTGagctaaaactaaaaataattattagaacTTTCTAATcattacaataataatttaagTACCATCAGAAATTTAGTGAAGAAACGATAAGTATGTTAAAGTATTTAATTTGTAACCATGGAATACTAGTAAATATACTTTAGAAAACAATGTTACTTAGAAATTAGTTACTTAACCCTTTCGACCCGCTTGGGACAATACATCCCatcagaaatttaaaaaaaatctattggGTAAAATGAGTCCCAGTTTTACATCGAAATTAAACATAGTATATTTCTATTTCTCTATGATAAAGTAAGCTCATGTTCTCCGTCACAGAGATGTACAATTCTTGTTTAAACCCTAAGGCTTGCTCATTTGTGTTTTATGTTGTATTCTAAGTTTGTCAAAGTGGTCATATTGAGAGTCTTATTAGAACAGTCAAAGAGTAAGCACGTTAAATGCTAATTattcgtttttatattttttgcaaaaGTTAAAAACGAGTTTTGTGAATGTGTATTTTAACGATAAACATTGGTAAGGtgactttattttaaaatatatcgaCAACTTAAAAAATAGGCCAGTATTTTCGGGTcccaaataattaatattttggcGTACAAAATATTAGTAACCACATCATGGCATCCTCATCTACGTAACTATGTTTTTCCGTCAAAAAATCAAGCAATAGTATTAGTATTTGATGCCATTGACAACACCAAAATAGAAGATTATCTTGACAGTGTAAGCCTAACAATTCGCCAATcaatcaatattattttttggTCAAGGCTATCCAACAACAGAATATGCATTTATTTAGCAAACGAAAAATTAGTGAATGATTTTATTACCAACAACGGAAAAATCAAAATTCATCAACAACTCTTACAAGCAGCCGACTAATCTCCCCAGCCAACGACTAGTACTCTCTAACGTATGTCCGCTT includes:
- the MED31 gene encoding mediator of RNA polymerase II transcription subunit 31 isoform X2; the encoded protein is MSIIQKQKLKMAALGGKGVPETEEQQKCRFQVELEFVQCLGNPNYLNFLAQRGYFKDSTFVNYLKYLLYWKEPEYAKYLKYPMCLYFLDLLQYEHFRRELVNAQCSKFIDDQQILLWQHYTRRRSRLLTTPVANGNMEQNSGNQNNQSNGHMNSKIS
- the MED31 gene encoding mediator of RNA polymerase II transcription subunit 31 isoform X1 — its product is MSIIQKQKLKMAALGGKGWNYVSGVPETEEQQKCRFQVELEFVQCLGNPNYLNFLAQRGYFKDSTFVNYLKYLLYWKEPEYAKYLKYPMCLYFLDLLQYEHFRRELVNAQCSKFIDDQQILLWQHYTRRRSRLLTTPVANGNMEQNSGNQNNQSNGHMNSKIS